One Micromonospora sp. FIMYZ51 genomic window carries:
- the rfbB gene encoding dTDP-glucose 4,6-dehydratase, whose protein sequence is MRILVTGGAGFIGSAYVRLLLSASGRDAKEFAPLAPTQVTVLDAVTYSGNLANLDPVRDDPRLRVVPGDIRHAELVDDVVAGHDVIVHFAAESHVDRSIAGAMPFVTTNVLGTQTLLDAALRHDVGRFVHISTDEVYGSIAEGSWTEQWPLAPNSPYSASKAGSDLLALAYHRTHGLDVVVTRCSNNYGPYQYPEKVIPLFVTNLLDGRTVPLYGDGGNVRDWLHVHDHCRGIALVQQRGRAGEIYHIGGGTELTNKELTARLLDACGASWDRVVAVPDRKGHDRRYSLDITKIETELGYAPHIPLDTGLADTVRWYRDNRSWWEPLRTAAAR, encoded by the coding sequence GTGAGGATCCTGGTCACCGGCGGCGCCGGCTTCATCGGTTCGGCGTACGTGCGGTTGTTACTGTCGGCATCCGGACGCGACGCGAAGGAGTTCGCGCCCCTGGCCCCAACCCAGGTGACGGTGCTCGACGCGGTCACCTACTCCGGCAATCTCGCCAACCTGGACCCGGTGCGTGACGACCCGAGGCTGCGCGTCGTACCCGGCGACATCCGGCACGCCGAACTGGTCGACGACGTCGTCGCCGGGCACGACGTGATCGTGCACTTCGCCGCCGAGTCGCACGTCGACCGCTCGATCGCCGGAGCGATGCCGTTCGTCACCACGAACGTGCTCGGCACCCAGACGCTGCTCGACGCCGCGCTGCGCCACGACGTAGGCCGGTTCGTGCACATCTCCACCGACGAGGTCTACGGCTCCATCGCCGAGGGCTCCTGGACCGAGCAGTGGCCGCTGGCGCCCAACTCGCCGTACTCCGCCTCGAAGGCCGGCTCCGACCTGCTCGCCCTGGCCTATCACCGTACCCACGGCCTGGACGTGGTGGTGACCCGCTGCTCCAACAACTACGGGCCGTACCAGTACCCGGAGAAGGTCATCCCGCTGTTCGTCACCAACCTGCTCGACGGGCGCACCGTGCCGCTCTACGGCGACGGCGGCAACGTACGGGACTGGCTGCACGTGCACGACCACTGCCGGGGCATCGCCCTGGTGCAGCAGCGGGGTCGTGCCGGCGAGATCTACCACATCGGCGGCGGCACCGAGCTGACGAACAAGGAGCTGACCGCACGACTGCTCGACGCGTGCGGCGCCAGCTGGGACCGGGTCGTCGCGGTCCCCGACCGCAAGGGTCACGACCGCCGCTACTCGCTCGACATCACCAAGATCGAAACCGAGCTGGGGTACGCCCCGCACATCCCTCTCGACACCGGCCTGGCCGACACGGTCCGCTGGTACCGCGACAATCGCTCCTGGTGGGAGCCGCTGCGGACGGCGGCGGCCCGATGA
- the rfbD gene encoding dTDP-4-dehydrorhamnose reductase: protein MRVLVTGAAGMLGRDLVDLLDRHPEHVVTAATRAQLDITDPVAAHSAVAGHHVVINAAAWTDVDGAEQHEAAATTVNGTAVAHLATACAAHGARLLQISTDYVFAGDADSPYPEDAPTAPMNAYGRSKLVGEEAVARLLPDAGYVVRTAWLYGTHGRNFVTTMLGLAERREFLDVVDDQRGQPTWSYALARQLVALAEAALAGRAAPGTYHGTCSGETTWYGLARAVFAGHGLDPERIRPTSSARFPRPAARPAYSVLGHDRWTEAGLPTLPDWHATLLDAAATGTSAAPA, encoded by the coding sequence ATGAGGGTGCTGGTGACCGGCGCCGCCGGAATGCTCGGGCGGGACCTGGTCGACCTGCTCGACCGGCATCCGGAACACGTGGTGACCGCCGCCACCCGGGCGCAACTCGACATCACCGACCCCGTCGCCGCGCACTCCGCCGTGGCCGGCCACCACGTGGTGATCAACGCCGCCGCGTGGACCGACGTCGACGGCGCCGAGCAGCACGAGGCGGCGGCCACCACCGTCAACGGCACGGCAGTGGCCCACCTCGCCACGGCCTGCGCCGCGCACGGTGCCCGACTGCTCCAGATCTCCACCGACTACGTCTTCGCCGGTGACGCGGACAGCCCCTATCCGGAGGACGCGCCGACCGCGCCGATGAACGCGTACGGTCGCAGCAAGCTCGTCGGCGAAGAGGCGGTGGCCCGGCTGCTGCCCGACGCCGGATACGTGGTGCGGACCGCCTGGCTCTACGGCACCCACGGCCGCAACTTCGTCACCACCATGCTCGGCCTGGCCGAGCGACGCGAGTTCCTCGATGTCGTCGACGACCAGCGCGGCCAACCCACCTGGTCGTACGCGCTGGCCCGGCAACTGGTCGCGCTCGCCGAGGCTGCCCTGGCCGGACGGGCCGCGCCCGGCACCTACCACGGCACCTGCTCCGGCGAGACCACCTGGTACGGGCTGGCCCGCGCGGTCTTCGCCGGGCACGGCCTCGACCCCGAGCGGATCCGACCCACCAGCAGCGCCCGCTTCCCGCGTCCCGCCGCCAGACCGGCCTACAGCGTGCTGGGCCACGACCGGTGGACCGAGGCGGGGCTGCCGACGCTGCCGGACTGGCACGCCACACTGCTCGACGCGGCAGCCACCGGCACGTCGGCAGCCCCAGCCTGA
- the prcA gene encoding proteasome subunit alpha, which translates to MAMQFYASPEQIMRDRSELARKGIARGRSAVVLSYAGGVLFVAENLSSTLHKVGEIYDRIGFAAVGRYNEFENLRRAGVRMADLNGLSYDRRDVRGLALANTFAQILGTIFTEQSKPFEVEICVAEVGATPDEDSLYRLTYDGSVNDEPGRMAMGGQSEAIAGALKSNHRPDMSLGDAVKVAVQALGSVGGEGGAARTIAANQLEVAVLDRSRVGRTFRRITGAALTALLDGGAAEDAGPEGNREKTPTTPTEEAHKPTTSAGSADLEDKPGDKSEEKPGGKSGEKPGGK; encoded by the coding sequence GTGGCCATGCAGTTCTACGCCTCGCCCGAACAGATCATGCGCGACCGTTCCGAGTTGGCCCGCAAGGGCATCGCCCGGGGGCGTAGCGCGGTGGTCCTGAGCTATGCCGGTGGGGTCCTCTTCGTCGCGGAGAACCTTTCCAGCACCCTGCACAAGGTCGGCGAGATCTACGACCGGATCGGCTTCGCAGCCGTCGGTCGGTACAACGAGTTCGAGAACCTGCGCCGGGCCGGGGTGCGGATGGCCGACCTGAACGGCCTGAGCTACGACCGGCGGGACGTGCGAGGGCTGGCGTTGGCCAACACGTTCGCGCAGATCCTCGGCACCATCTTCACCGAGCAGTCGAAGCCGTTCGAGGTGGAGATCTGCGTGGCGGAGGTGGGTGCCACGCCGGACGAGGACTCGCTGTACCGCCTCACCTACGACGGTTCGGTCAACGACGAGCCGGGCCGGATGGCGATGGGTGGACAGTCCGAGGCGATCGCCGGAGCACTGAAGTCGAATCACCGGCCGGACATGTCGCTTGGTGACGCGGTGAAGGTGGCGGTGCAGGCGCTGGGCAGCGTCGGCGGTGAGGGCGGCGCGGCCAGGACGATCGCCGCCAACCAGCTCGAGGTGGCGGTGCTGGACCGCAGCCGGGTGGGGCGTACGTTCCGACGGATCACCGGGGCGGCGCTTACCGCGCTGCTGGACGGCGGTGCGGCGGAGGATGCCGGGCCCGAGGGCAACCGGGAGAAGACGCCGACCACGCCGACCGAGGAGGCGCACAAGCCGACCACCTCGGCGGGCTCCGCGGACCTGGAGGACAAGCCGGGCGACAAGTCCGAGGAGAAGCCGGGCGGGAAGTCCGGGGAGAAGCCGGGCGGGAAGTAG
- the prcB gene encoding proteasome subunit beta → MAAGFDPSGRLPDVFTNAGTSSFTTFLSKVAPEMLPGRRPLPPGMAAELAPHATTIVAISAAGGVVLAGDRRATMGNLIAQRDIEKVHPADAYSLVGIAGTAGVGIELMRLFQVELEHYEKIEGAMLSLDGKANRLASMIRGNLGAAMQGLAVIPLFAGFDLAAKDPARAGRIFSFDVTGGPYEETGYDAIGSGSLFAKSALKKRYRAGLSVDDAVRLAVEALYDAADDDTATGGPDLSRRIFPVVMTATAEGTYRLTDAETAALGESVVAGRMENPGG, encoded by the coding sequence GTGGCAGCGGGTTTTGATCCATCCGGGCGTCTACCAGATGTGTTCACCAACGCGGGGACGTCCTCCTTCACCACGTTTCTGAGCAAGGTCGCCCCCGAGATGCTGCCCGGCCGCCGGCCGCTGCCCCCGGGGATGGCGGCCGAGTTGGCCCCGCACGCCACCACCATCGTGGCCATCTCCGCCGCCGGTGGCGTGGTGCTGGCCGGTGACCGGCGGGCCACCATGGGCAACCTGATCGCGCAGCGGGACATCGAGAAGGTGCATCCGGCCGACGCGTACTCGTTGGTGGGCATCGCTGGTACCGCGGGCGTCGGCATCGAGCTGATGCGACTGTTCCAGGTGGAGCTGGAGCACTACGAGAAGATCGAGGGCGCGATGCTCTCGCTCGATGGCAAGGCCAACCGGCTCGCCTCGATGATCCGGGGCAACCTCGGCGCGGCCATGCAGGGGTTGGCCGTGATCCCGCTGTTCGCCGGCTTCGACCTGGCCGCGAAGGACCCGGCTCGGGCTGGGCGGATCTTCAGCTTCGACGTCACCGGCGGCCCGTACGAGGAGACCGGCTACGACGCGATCGGCTCCGGTTCGCTGTTCGCCAAGTCGGCGCTGAAGAAGCGGTACCGGGCCGGGCTCTCGGTGGACGATGCGGTACGGCTGGCCGTGGAGGCGCTCTACGACGCGGCCGACGACGACACGGCGACCGGTGGACCTGACCTGAGCCGGCGGATCTTCCCGGTGGTGATGACCGCGACGGCGGAGGGGACCTACCGGCTCACCGACGCGGAGACGGCGGCGCTCGGCGAGAGCGTGGTCGCCGGCCGGATGGAGAACCCGGGCGGCTGA